In Mycobacterium gallinarum, a single window of DNA contains:
- the narI gene encoding respiratory nitrate reductase subunit gamma: MSGWEIFWDVVPYVTLAIVIVGTWWRYRYDKFGWTTRSSQLYESRLLRIGSPLFHFGMLVVIIGHIIGLLIPESWTRLIMSDHMYHLQAGILGGIAGVATLAGIALLVYRRRTNGPVFMATTVNDKVMYLVLVLAIVAGLSCTLMSVTPQGAEHDYRETVSPWFRSIWVLQPRGDLMVQAPLYFHIHVLIALVLFCIWPFTRLVHVFSAPIGYLFRPYIVYRSRELSGGNQLVGSHPRRRGW, translated from the coding sequence GTGTCGGGTTGGGAGATCTTCTGGGATGTGGTGCCGTATGTGACGCTCGCGATCGTCATCGTTGGCACCTGGTGGCGTTACCGCTACGACAAGTTCGGTTGGACCACCCGCTCGTCGCAGCTCTATGAGTCGCGGCTGCTGCGGATCGGCAGTCCGCTGTTCCACTTCGGCATGCTGGTCGTCATCATCGGGCACATCATCGGATTGCTGATCCCAGAGTCCTGGACCAGGCTGATCATGAGCGACCACATGTACCACCTGCAGGCGGGGATCCTCGGCGGAATCGCCGGTGTCGCCACCTTGGCGGGTATCGCGCTACTCGTGTACCGGCGCCGGACCAACGGGCCGGTGTTCATGGCGACCACCGTCAACGACAAGGTGATGTACCTGGTGTTGGTGCTGGCCATCGTCGCCGGGCTCAGCTGCACCCTGATGAGTGTTACACCGCAAGGTGCAGAGCACGACTACCGGGAGACGGTGTCACCGTGGTTCCGCTCGATCTGGGTGCTGCAGCCGCGCGGCGATCTGATGGTGCAGGCGCCGTTGTATTTCCACATCCACGTGCTGATCGCGCTCGTGCTGTTCTGCATCTGGCCGTTCACCCGGCTGGTGCATGTGTTCAGCGCGCCCATCGGCTACCTGTTTCGGCCCTACATCGTGTACCGCAGCCGTGAGCTGTCGGGTGGTAACCAGCTGGTGGGTTCGCATCCGCGGCGCCGAGGTTGGTGA
- a CDS encoding carboxymuconolactone decarboxylase family protein, giving the protein MSKSRITPSAAFAAIPVDDLGQGDRINIGVASILGHRPEVAGALGSLKAALTSTGTLPPRLVELVRLRIAFHNQCRSCMSVRYQSAIDDGLTEDLVCSLEQPADADDLTDAERSALRYADLFATNHLAIDETVYDDLRRHFTEDELVELGVHCAYMVGMGRLAATWSVTDDVPDAFRATSDAPLAPWDSEGVVASG; this is encoded by the coding sequence CGATCCCGGTGGACGACCTCGGTCAGGGCGACCGGATCAACATCGGAGTCGCGTCGATCCTCGGGCATCGGCCGGAGGTGGCGGGTGCGCTCGGATCGCTGAAGGCGGCGCTTACCTCGACCGGGACGCTGCCCCCGCGGCTCGTCGAATTGGTGCGGTTGCGGATCGCGTTCCACAACCAGTGCCGCAGCTGTATGTCGGTGCGCTATCAGAGCGCGATCGACGACGGTCTCACCGAGGACCTGGTGTGCTCGCTCGAACAGCCGGCCGACGCCGACGACCTCACCGACGCCGAGCGCAGCGCGCTGCGCTACGCAGACCTGTTCGCCACCAACCATCTGGCGATCGACGAGACTGTCTACGACGATCTGCGCAGGCACTTCACCGAAGATGAACTCGTCGAACTCGGCGTGCACTGCGCCTATATGGTCGGAATGGGCCGGCTGGCGGCGACATGGAGCGTCACCGATGATGTGCCCGACGCTTTCCGTGCGACATCGGATGCGCCTCTGGCGCCGTGGGATTCCGAAGGCGTCGTCGCATCCGGCTAG
- a CDS encoding group III truncated hemoglobin, producing MGDLANRDDVEVLLRRFYGQVFADDVLAEPFSELRAQGLESHLPVMCDFWETVLFRAGLYRGNALVVHRQLDRRHPLHAKHFARWLGLWETTVDEMYDGPAADRAKTQAGRIARAMHRRLRGADARELDAPTAGIRA from the coding sequence ATGGGCGACTTGGCCAACCGCGATGACGTCGAGGTGCTGTTGCGGCGCTTCTACGGCCAGGTCTTTGCCGACGATGTCCTCGCCGAGCCGTTCAGCGAGCTGCGCGCGCAAGGACTCGAATCACACCTTCCGGTGATGTGCGACTTCTGGGAAACCGTGCTGTTTCGCGCCGGACTCTATCGCGGTAACGCCCTGGTGGTTCACCGCCAACTTGACCGTCGGCATCCCTTGCACGCCAAGCACTTCGCGCGCTGGCTCGGGCTATGGGAAACGACGGTCGACGAGATGTACGACGGCCCGGCGGCTGATCGCGCGAAGACACAAGCAGGCAGAATCGCGAGGGCGATGCACCGCAGGCTCAGAGGCGCCGACGCGCGCGAGCTCGACGCACCGACAGCCGGCATCAGGGCGTGA
- a CDS encoding MFS transporter — MNSETADADLVGGVPRRRIVIASMVGTTIEFYDFYIYATAAVSVFPHLFFPKGDPTTALLASLATFGLAFVARPVGSVLFGHFGDRVGRKATLVASLLVMGIATFVIGLLPTYSQVGVIAPALLAVMRFSQGLALGGEWSGAALLATETAEPGRRGWAAMWPQLGAPFGFLLANGLFVGLLLWLGHSNLNPDPDGAFLTWGWRVPFLLSAVMVAIGLYVRLRLIETPVFTRAVARGEKVKTPLTEVFRTSWRQLIIGTFVMLATYTIFYIVTTWALSFGTGKRPPDGKGLGFAYVDFLQLQLIAVLFFAATLPLSGLVSDRFGRRRSLLVVTIGIMAYGALFAPMLGSGNTSEGTMLLFLIIGMTLMGFTFGPMSAVLPELFPTNVRYTGSGISYNVASILGAAVAPFIATWLATSYGVGWVGLYLFVAACLSFIAIFVMHETKDTSLDSVAQPDPGTVITP; from the coding sequence ATGAACTCAGAGACGGCAGACGCTGATCTGGTCGGCGGAGTTCCGCGTCGCCGCATCGTGATCGCCTCGATGGTCGGTACCACCATCGAGTTCTACGACTTCTATATCTATGCCACCGCCGCGGTTTCGGTGTTCCCGCACCTGTTCTTTCCCAAGGGTGATCCGACGACGGCACTGCTGGCCTCGCTGGCCACATTCGGTCTCGCGTTCGTGGCACGCCCGGTGGGCTCGGTGCTGTTCGGCCATTTCGGCGACCGCGTGGGCCGCAAGGCCACCCTAGTCGCCTCCCTGCTGGTGATGGGGATAGCGACCTTTGTCATCGGGTTGCTGCCGACGTACTCGCAGGTGGGCGTCATCGCTCCGGCACTGCTGGCAGTCATGCGCTTCTCGCAGGGTTTGGCCCTCGGCGGTGAATGGAGCGGCGCGGCGCTACTCGCCACCGAGACCGCAGAACCCGGGCGGCGGGGATGGGCGGCGATGTGGCCACAGCTCGGAGCCCCGTTCGGATTCCTTTTGGCCAACGGGCTTTTCGTAGGGCTGCTGCTGTGGCTCGGGCACAGCAATCTGAACCCAGATCCCGACGGGGCATTCCTCACCTGGGGCTGGCGAGTTCCATTCCTGCTGAGCGCGGTGATGGTGGCCATCGGTCTGTACGTGCGGTTGCGGCTTATCGAGACGCCGGTGTTCACCCGCGCCGTCGCGCGCGGTGAAAAAGTGAAAACGCCGCTGACCGAAGTGTTTCGGACCAGCTGGCGTCAGCTGATCATCGGCACATTCGTGATGTTGGCGACGTACACCATCTTCTACATCGTGACGACATGGGCGCTGAGCTTCGGCACCGGCAAGCGACCGCCCGACGGTAAGGGACTCGGGTTCGCCTACGTCGACTTCCTGCAACTGCAACTGATCGCGGTGCTGTTTTTCGCGGCGACGCTACCCCTTTCGGGTCTGGTCTCCGACCGCTTCGGCCGCAGGCGCTCGCTGCTGGTCGTCACGATCGGCATCATGGCGTACGGCGCGCTGTTCGCCCCGATGCTCGGGTCGGGTAACACCTCCGAGGGCACGATGCTGCTCTTCTTGATCATCGGAATGACGTTGATGGGCTTTACTTTCGGGCCGATGAGCGCGGTTCTGCCCGAGTTGTTCCCGACGAATGTGCGTTATACGGGTTCGGGGATCTCGTACAACGTCGCCAGTATCCTCGGCGCCGCGGTGGCGCCGTTCATCGCCACCTGGCTGGCGACGTCCTACGGCGTCGGCTGGGTGGGCCTGTATCTGTTCGTCGCGGCGTGTCTGAGCTTCATCGCGATCTTCGTCATGCATGAGACCAAGGACACCTCGCTGGATTCGGTGGCCCAGCCAGATCCCGGAACGGTCATCACCCCCTAA
- a CDS encoding nitrate reductase subunit alpha: protein MTTTPHTGGPIEELLERSGRFFTPGEFSDDLRTVTRRGGRDGDVFYRDRWSHDKVVRSTHGVNCTGSCSWKIYVKDGIITWETQETDYPSVGSDRPEYEPRGCPRGAAFSWYTYSPTRVRYPYARGVLVEMYREAKARLGDPVLAWADIQADPERRRRYQQARGKGGLVRVTWTEATEMIAAAHVYTIKTYGPDRVAGFSPIPAMSMVSHAAGSRFVELIGGAMTSFYDWYADLPVASPQVFGDQTDVPESGDWWDAAYLMMWGSNVPVTRTPDAHWMAEVRYRGTKVVSVSPDYADNTKFADEWMPCAAGTDGALAMAMGHVILSECFVHHRVPFFVDYVRKFTDLPFLIKLEQRNGTLVPGKNLTAADLGRGFAEQENSAFKPALLDGATGTVAVPQGSLGFRFGDGGVGQWNLDLEALVPALTVATEDGEVAAIRLPCFDTVDGRGATLERGVPVRRVGDHLVCTVFDLMLAQYGVARPGLPGDWPTGYDDAEHPYTPAWQESITGVAAAQAIRVAKEFARNAEDTNGRSMIIMGAGICQWFHGDATYRAVLALLLLTGSMGRNGGGWAHYVGQEKCRPITGWATLAMGTDWSRPPRQMPGTSYWYAHTDQWRYDGYRADALVSPLGRGRFAGKHTMDVLASATAMGWSPFFPQFDRSSLDVADEALAAGRETSDIPNYVAEQLASGALKLAVTDPDNPANWPRVLNVWRANLLGSSSKGNEYFLRHLLGTTSNVQGQPADLRARDIVYTDEIPEGKLDLLMSIDFRMTSTTLLSDVVLPAATWYEKADLSSTDMHPFIHAFSPAIDPPWETRSDYEAFGAIARTFSVLASQHLGTRTDVVLGTLQHDTPGAMAYPGGTERDWRVTGETPIPGKTMGPIAVVERDYAAIGEKWVTLGPLVDTLGVTTKGITTHPMTEVTELSAKFGVMDSGAAQGRPAMTSAERMADAILALSGTSNGRLAVEGFRQLERRTGRKMVHLAEGSEERRITYADTQARPVPVITSPEWSGSETGGRRYAPFTVNIEELKPFHTLTGRMHFYVDHDWLEELGEQLPIYRPPLDMSRLCGEPAVGTGDGAALTVRYLTPHSKWSIHSEYQDNLFMLSLSRGGPVMWMSPADAAKIQVRDNDWVEAVNRNGVVVCRAAVSHRMPDGVVFVYHAMERTIDVPLTETTGTRGGIHNSLTRLLIKPSHLAGGYAQHSFAFNYLGPTGNQRDEVTVVRRRSQEVSYQ, encoded by the coding sequence ATGACGACTACACCGCACACCGGCGGCCCGATCGAGGAACTGCTCGAGCGCAGCGGCCGCTTCTTCACTCCCGGCGAGTTCTCCGACGATTTGCGCACCGTCACGCGTCGCGGCGGACGCGACGGCGACGTCTTCTACCGCGATCGCTGGAGCCATGACAAGGTCGTGCGCTCCACGCACGGCGTGAACTGCACCGGATCCTGTTCGTGGAAGATCTACGTCAAGGACGGCATCATCACCTGGGAGACCCAGGAAACGGACTACCCCTCGGTGGGGTCCGACCGCCCCGAGTACGAGCCCCGCGGCTGCCCGCGCGGTGCGGCCTTCTCCTGGTATACCTATTCGCCAACGCGGGTTCGCTACCCCTATGCCCGCGGCGTCCTCGTCGAGATGTACCGCGAAGCCAAAGCGCGACTGGGTGACCCGGTGCTCGCGTGGGCGGACATCCAGGCCGACCCGGAACGCCGCCGCCGATATCAGCAGGCGCGCGGCAAGGGCGGGCTGGTGCGGGTGACGTGGACCGAGGCGACGGAGATGATCGCCGCCGCGCACGTCTACACGATCAAGACCTACGGCCCCGACCGGGTCGCGGGTTTCTCGCCCATACCGGCCATGTCGATGGTCAGCCACGCCGCGGGTTCCCGGTTCGTCGAGCTGATCGGCGGAGCGATGACCTCGTTTTACGACTGGTACGCCGATCTGCCGGTGGCCTCACCGCAGGTGTTCGGCGACCAGACCGACGTACCGGAGTCCGGAGATTGGTGGGACGCCGCCTATTTGATGATGTGGGGCTCCAACGTTCCCGTCACCCGAACACCGGACGCACACTGGATGGCCGAGGTGCGCTACCGCGGCACCAAGGTCGTCTCCGTCAGCCCGGACTACGCCGATAACACCAAGTTCGCCGACGAGTGGATGCCGTGTGCGGCCGGCACCGACGGCGCGCTCGCGATGGCGATGGGCCACGTGATCCTTTCTGAATGCTTTGTGCACCATCGGGTTCCGTTCTTCGTCGATTATGTGCGCAAGTTCACTGACCTGCCGTTCCTGATCAAGCTGGAGCAACGAAACGGGACGCTGGTGCCCGGAAAGAACCTCACCGCCGCCGATCTCGGCCGAGGGTTCGCGGAACAGGAGAACTCAGCGTTCAAACCGGCCCTGCTCGACGGGGCGACCGGAACCGTCGCGGTGCCACAAGGGTCTTTGGGGTTCCGCTTTGGGGACGGGGGTGTCGGCCAGTGGAACCTCGATCTGGAGGCCCTGGTGCCTGCGCTGACAGTGGCGACCGAGGACGGTGAGGTCGCCGCCATCCGGCTGCCGTGTTTCGACACCGTCGACGGCCGGGGCGCGACGTTGGAGCGCGGTGTTCCGGTGCGCCGCGTGGGGGATCACCTCGTGTGCACGGTGTTCGACTTGATGCTCGCACAGTACGGCGTGGCGCGGCCCGGTCTGCCGGGGGACTGGCCCACCGGCTATGACGACGCGGAGCATCCGTACACGCCGGCCTGGCAGGAGTCGATCACCGGAGTCGCTGCCGCCCAAGCCATCCGGGTGGCCAAGGAGTTTGCCCGGAACGCCGAGGATACCAACGGCCGGTCGATGATCATCATGGGCGCCGGCATCTGCCAGTGGTTTCACGGCGACGCCACCTACCGCGCCGTGCTGGCCCTGCTGCTGCTCACCGGGTCGATGGGTCGAAACGGCGGCGGCTGGGCGCATTACGTCGGGCAGGAGAAATGCCGGCCGATCACTGGGTGGGCGACATTGGCGATGGGCACCGACTGGTCGCGTCCGCCGCGGCAGATGCCCGGCACGTCGTACTGGTATGCCCACACCGATCAATGGCGCTACGACGGATACCGCGCCGATGCGCTGGTGAGCCCGCTCGGCCGGGGCCGGTTCGCAGGCAAGCACACGATGGATGTGCTGGCCTCGGCCACCGCTATGGGGTGGTCCCCGTTCTTCCCGCAGTTCGACCGGTCCAGCCTGGATGTCGCCGACGAAGCGCTGGCGGCCGGACGCGAAACCTCGGACATCCCGAATTACGTCGCCGAACAACTGGCAAGCGGCGCACTGAAACTGGCCGTCACCGATCCGGACAATCCGGCGAACTGGCCACGGGTGCTGAACGTCTGGCGGGCCAATCTGCTCGGTTCGTCGAGCAAGGGCAACGAGTACTTTCTGCGCCACCTGCTCGGCACCACCTCCAACGTGCAGGGCCAGCCCGCCGATCTGCGCGCACGCGACATCGTCTACACCGACGAGATTCCGGAGGGCAAGCTCGACCTGCTGATGTCAATCGACTTCCGGATGACGTCGACGACTCTGTTGTCCGATGTGGTGCTGCCCGCCGCGACCTGGTACGAGAAGGCGGACCTGTCCAGCACCGACATGCACCCGTTCATCCACGCTTTCAGCCCGGCCATCGACCCGCCGTGGGAAACGCGTTCGGACTACGAGGCGTTCGGTGCGATCGCCAGGACGTTCAGCGTGCTGGCTTCGCAACACCTCGGCACGCGCACCGACGTGGTGCTCGGCACGTTGCAGCACGACACGCCCGGGGCAATGGCCTATCCGGGTGGTACGGAACGTGACTGGCGGGTTACCGGCGAGACGCCTATCCCCGGCAAGACCATGGGCCCTATCGCGGTGGTGGAACGCGATTACGCGGCGATCGGCGAAAAGTGGGTCACGCTGGGTCCGCTCGTCGACACTCTCGGCGTCACGACAAAGGGCATCACCACCCACCCGATGACCGAAGTCACCGAGTTGTCGGCCAAATTCGGTGTGATGGATTCCGGTGCGGCCCAGGGCCGTCCGGCCATGACCTCGGCGGAGCGTATGGCCGACGCGATCCTGGCTTTGTCCGGTACATCCAACGGCAGGCTCGCGGTGGAGGGATTCCGACAGCTGGAGCGCCGGACCGGCCGCAAAATGGTGCATCTGGCCGAGGGCAGCGAGGAACGCCGCATCACCTACGCCGACACCCAGGCCCGGCCGGTGCCCGTCATCACCAGCCCGGAGTGGTCGGGTAGCGAGACCGGTGGCCGCCGCTACGCACCGTTCACGGTGAACATCGAAGAGCTCAAACCGTTCCATACCCTGACCGGCCGGATGCACTTCTACGTCGACCACGACTGGCTTGAGGAGTTGGGCGAACAACTGCCGATCTACCGTCCGCCGCTGGACATGTCGAGATTGTGCGGTGAGCCCGCGGTGGGCACCGGCGACGGTGCTGCCCTGACGGTGCGGTATCTGACCCCGCACTCGAAATGGTCGATTCACTCCGAATACCAGGACAACCTGTTCATGTTGTCACTGTCCCGGGGTGGGCCGGTGATGTGGATGAGCCCGGCCGATGCGGCGAAAATCCAAGTCCGCGACAATGATTGGGTCGAGGCGGTCAATCGCAACGGCGTCGTGGTGTGCCGCGCCGCCGTCAGCCACCGAATGCCCGACGGCGTGGTGTTCGTATATCACGCGATGGAGCGCACCATTGACGTGCCGCTCACCGAGACCACCGGAACCCGCGGCGGGATCCACAATTCGCTGACCCGGTTGCTGATCAAGCCAAGCCACCTAGCCGGTGGCTATGCGCAGCATTCGTTCGCGTTCAACTACCTCGGCCCGACCGGAAACCAGCGAGACGAGGTGACGGTGGTGCGCCGTCGCTCCCAGGAGGTGAGCTACCAGTGA
- the narJ gene encoding nitrate reductase molybdenum cofactor assembly chaperone, which yields MRLRTQQLQDRLVWQAASLLLAYPDEHQRDRLDTVDRLLECITGPAPVLLGRTVAALRAREPMRAAAEYVETFDLQRRSTMLLTYWTAGDTRNRGTQMLVFAQSYRDAGVQPPKDEAPDHLPVVLEFAATVDPVAGRRLLADHRVPIDVLRQALVDAESPYAPAVTAVAATLPAAEEQDAHRLLHSGPPAEAVGLQPFQLTVPPRRAEGAR from the coding sequence GTGAGGCTTCGAACCCAGCAGCTGCAGGACCGCCTGGTGTGGCAGGCGGCGTCACTGCTGCTGGCCTACCCCGATGAGCATCAGCGCGACCGGCTGGACACTGTCGACCGACTGCTGGAGTGCATCACCGGGCCCGCGCCCGTGCTGCTGGGACGAACCGTTGCGGCGTTGCGCGCGCGGGAACCGATGCGGGCGGCGGCAGAGTACGTCGAAACCTTCGACCTGCAGCGCCGCTCGACGATGCTACTGACCTACTGGACCGCCGGGGACACCCGCAACCGCGGTACACAGATGCTGGTCTTTGCGCAGTCCTACCGCGACGCCGGTGTCCAGCCGCCGAAAGATGAGGCCCCAGATCATCTTCCGGTCGTCCTGGAATTCGCCGCCACCGTCGATCCGGTGGCGGGGCGACGCCTGCTCGCCGATCACCGCGTCCCGATCGACGTGTTGCGGCAGGCCCTGGTCGATGCCGAGTCGCCGTACGCACCGGCCGTCACTGCTGTGGCTGCGACATTACCGGCCGCCGAGGAACAGGATGCCCATCGGTTACTGCACTCCGGGCCGCCGGCCGAAGCGGTTGGCTTGCAGCCCTTTCAACTGACGGTGCCGCCACGGCGGGCGGAAGGAGCCCGGTGA
- the narH gene encoding nitrate reductase subunit beta, with the protein MKVMAQMAMVMNLDKCIGCHTCSVTCKQAWTNRSGTEYVWFNNVETRPGQGYPRTYEDQERWRGGWRRDRRGRLRLRDGGRLAKLARIFANPKLPTINDYYEPWTYDYENLISAPLGDQMPVAPPRSLISGKPMKVSWSANWDDDLAGSPEIVPGDPILAKVSEEVKLQLEQTFMFYLPRICEHCLNPSCVASCPSGAMYKRSEDGIVLVDQDRCRGWRMCVSGCPYKKVYFNHKTGKAEKCTLCYPRIEVGLPTVCSETCVGRLRYLGLVLYDVDRVLEAASVEDEKDLYEAHRRILLDPADPEVIAGARAEGISDEWIEAAQRSPVYALINTYQVALPLHPEFRTVPMVWYIPPLSPIVDAVSRDGHDGEDVGNLFGALDALRIPMEYLAGLFTAGDTSVVEAVLQRLAAMRSYMRDINLGRETKPHIPEAVGMTEEQIYEMYRLLALAKYEDRYVIPTAYVAEGPQLEEAGCSLSFDGGPGMYESGPFGEASGGPVPVAVESFHALQQRQTYEGMAANAERPSRVNLLNWDGRGVPPDMFPGGKS; encoded by the coding sequence GTGAAAGTGATGGCGCAGATGGCGATGGTGATGAACCTCGACAAATGCATCGGCTGCCACACCTGCTCGGTGACCTGCAAACAGGCCTGGACGAACCGATCCGGCACCGAGTACGTGTGGTTCAACAACGTCGAAACCCGCCCTGGCCAAGGCTATCCACGCACCTACGAAGATCAGGAGCGCTGGCGCGGGGGTTGGCGCCGTGATCGCCGGGGGCGGTTACGGCTGCGCGACGGCGGCCGGCTGGCCAAGCTGGCCCGGATCTTCGCGAATCCGAAGCTGCCGACCATCAACGACTATTACGAGCCCTGGACCTACGACTACGAGAATCTGATCTCTGCACCACTCGGTGACCAGATGCCGGTTGCTCCGCCGCGCAGCCTGATCAGTGGTAAGCCGATGAAGGTTTCATGGTCGGCCAATTGGGACGACGACCTCGCCGGGTCACCCGAAATCGTCCCGGGAGACCCGATTCTCGCGAAGGTGAGCGAGGAGGTGAAGCTGCAGCTGGAACAGACGTTCATGTTCTACCTGCCGCGGATATGTGAGCACTGCCTGAACCCGTCCTGCGTGGCGTCGTGCCCGTCGGGTGCGATGTACAAGCGCAGCGAGGACGGCATCGTGCTCGTCGACCAGGACCGTTGTCGTGGCTGGCGGATGTGTGTATCGGGCTGCCCGTACAAGAAGGTGTACTTCAACCACAAGACCGGCAAGGCTGAGAAGTGCACGCTGTGCTATCCGCGTATCGAAGTGGGCCTGCCCACCGTGTGCTCAGAAACCTGCGTGGGCCGGCTGCGCTACCTGGGTCTGGTTCTTTACGACGTCGACCGAGTATTGGAGGCCGCATCAGTCGAGGACGAGAAGGATCTGTACGAGGCGCATCGGCGGATCCTGTTGGATCCCGCCGATCCTGAAGTGATCGCGGGCGCCCGGGCCGAGGGGATCTCCGACGAGTGGATCGAGGCCGCGCAACGGTCGCCGGTCTATGCGCTGATCAACACGTATCAGGTTGCGCTGCCGCTGCATCCGGAGTTCCGGACGGTGCCGATGGTGTGGTACATCCCGCCGCTGTCGCCGATCGTCGACGCGGTCAGCCGCGACGGGCACGACGGTGAAGACGTCGGCAACCTGTTCGGTGCGCTGGACGCGCTGCGCATCCCGATGGAATACCTCGCCGGACTGTTCACCGCTGGGGACACGTCCGTCGTGGAGGCGGTGCTGCAGCGGTTGGCGGCGATGCGGTCCTACATGCGTGACATCAACCTGGGCCGCGAAACCAAGCCCCACATTCCGGAGGCTGTCGGAATGACCGAAGAGCAGATCTATGAGATGTACCGGTTGCTTGCGCTGGCGAAATACGAAGACCGCTATGTGATTCCGACCGCTTACGTCGCCGAGGGTCCGCAACTCGAGGAGGCCGGCTGCTCACTGTCCTTTGACGGCGGGCCGGGAATGTACGAATCGGGCCCATTCGGAGAGGCGAGCGGCGGGCCGGTGCCGGTCGCCGTGGAATCCTTCCACGCGCTGCAACAGCGCCAGACCTACGAGGGGATGGCCGCCAATGCCGAGCGTCCGTCGCGGGTGAATCTGCTCAACTGGGACGGTAGGGGAGTGCCGCCTGACATGTTCCCGGGCGGCAAGTCGTGA
- a CDS encoding nitrate/nitrite transporter: MSTAATPDTGTGRTVNLVLATWVSAINFWAWNMIGPLSTTYAGDLALSSTEASMLVATPILVGSLGRIVVGSLTDRFGGRTMFIAVSVASIVPVLAVGAAGSAGSYPLLLVCGFFLGIAGTIFAVGIPFANSWFEASRRGFATGVFGMGMVGTALSAFFTPRLVRWFGLLTTHVIVAVALALTAAVCVLLMRNSPNFTPNTGPVVPKLVAAAKLPVTWEMSFLYAVAFGGFVAFSNYLPTYIKTIYAFTAVDAGARTAGFALAAVLARPVGGALADRIAPKYVVLTSFAGTAAMAFVAVFQPPADVWSAATFISLAIFLGIGTGGVFAWVARRAPAQSVGAVTGIVAAAGGLGGYFPPLVMGATYDATDNDYTVGLLLLVAAALVALGYTALRLHAHEPEAQPSKGGT, from the coding sequence GTGAGCACGGCGGCCACGCCGGACACCGGCACCGGCAGAACTGTCAATCTGGTGCTGGCCACCTGGGTGTCGGCAATCAACTTCTGGGCCTGGAACATGATCGGGCCCCTTTCCACCACCTACGCGGGCGACCTGGCGTTGAGCAGTACCGAGGCGTCGATGCTCGTCGCGACACCGATTCTGGTTGGCTCGCTGGGCCGCATCGTCGTCGGATCGCTCACCGACAGGTTCGGCGGCCGCACGATGTTCATCGCCGTGTCCGTCGCATCTATCGTGCCGGTGCTCGCCGTGGGTGCCGCTGGGTCAGCGGGGTCCTACCCGTTGTTGCTCGTCTGTGGCTTCTTCCTCGGCATTGCCGGAACAATCTTCGCCGTCGGCATCCCGTTCGCGAACAGTTGGTTCGAGGCCTCGCGACGCGGCTTCGCCACCGGCGTTTTCGGGATGGGAATGGTCGGTACGGCGCTTTCGGCGTTCTTCACACCGCGACTCGTACGGTGGTTTGGTCTCCTCACCACCCACGTGATCGTCGCGGTTGCGCTCGCGCTGACCGCGGCAGTCTGCGTCCTGCTGATGCGGAACTCACCGAACTTCACCCCCAACACCGGGCCGGTGGTGCCGAAGCTGGTCGCCGCGGCGAAGTTACCCGTCACATGGGAGATGTCGTTCCTCTATGCGGTGGCGTTCGGCGGCTTTGTCGCATTCAGCAACTATTTGCCCACCTACATCAAGACGATCTACGCGTTCACAGCGGTAGACGCGGGCGCACGCACGGCAGGTTTCGCGCTGGCCGCCGTGCTGGCCCGACCGGTCGGTGGAGCGCTGGCTGACCGGATCGCACCCAAGTACGTGGTGCTGACGTCATTCGCTGGCACGGCGGCGATGGCGTTCGTCGCCGTATTTCAGCCGCCGGCGGACGTGTGGTCCGCGGCGACGTTCATCTCGCTGGCCATCTTCCTCGGGATCGGCACCGGCGGCGTGTTCGCGTGGGTGGCACGGCGGGCACCCGCACAGTCAGTGGGTGCGGTCACGGGAATCGTCGCCGCGGCAGGCGGCCTCGGCGGCTACTTCCCGCCGCTGGTGATGGGAGCGACCTACGACGCGACCGACAACGACTACACCGTCGGCTTGCTGCTCTTGGTGGCCGCCGCACTGGTCGCCCTCGGCTACACCGCGCTGCGACTACACGCGCACGAACCGGAGGCTCAACCCAGCAAGGGCGGGACATGA